The Pyrus communis chromosome 12, drPyrComm1.1, whole genome shotgun sequence genomic sequence catactaaaaaaaatttccactGCAAATTCAGTCTAAAATATTAATCTACCTATCATTATTTATTCTATTGCTTATGAATTTGTTTTAGGATCCCCTTCAAACTTATTTTAGTTAGAAACACTAAAAGGACTCAAATCACTGATTGATATTGcataggggtgggttcaaaaaatcgaaaaccgaACCGGATCGAGGCCgaaaaaaatcgaaccgaaccaAATCTGACcagttcggttttggtttttgaggttcggaaaccgaaccgaaccgatatatatataattatttttttcaatatttataaatagtttagtcatacaatcaAAACATAACGTGTTGCCAAATTGGTTTCAGGATTTCagagaatttttttaatttttatgagaTATCAACAAAACCCTTTAACCCTAGTAGCAGCCGCaccttttctatttttcattcccttcttctctctcttgttCCCTGCCTCCAAACTCCTTCCATGTCCATGTTTCTCCATTCTTCTCTATAACCCGCATCCTCCTTTCTATTCCAAGCTTCATATTTGTGAGAAGCAACTTCTTGCCTTTCCTGGAACAAATTTCCACGGCCATCTATTTCCATGACAATAATTATTTGTTCGATTGCATATTTGTATTGTAGCTTCGTATTGCATATTTGTTCGATTTTTGTGTTGTGGGTTTGTTAgttatttgaatttcaaatgaatGAATGTAATTATTGTTGTGAGTTGTGGATTAAGATAGTATTTTGATGGATAATGTGCTTGTGTTGCTCTTGGTGTTGCAAACTTGCAGATTTGTTTATTTCCAGATTCATTTCTTTaccaattttcaaatttacttgtttatcaattttcagACATCTGCTTCTCTTTTTGTTGTTGGGGCTTGGTTGGTCTTCACCTCTGATGTTTGTTGGGTTGCTAGTTCATGGTCGTTGGAGCTTGCTTTGACAGCTGCTagagttttcagtttttttctttctttttcggGCTCAACCCTTGGGTTGGGTTGTTGTGCTGgcccatttttttgtttgtgtttagtTGTGGGCTTTTGTTATGTATGTAAGTTTaccttttatataaaaaaaaccgaaccggcCCGAAaccaaatcgaaaaaaaaaaccgaattgaaaaaaaccaaaaaaaattgaaccaaactaaaacgaaccgaaatttcgattcgattttgattttggcaaaaaaccgaaccgtttCAAACCGAACCCAACCCTAATATTGCACATACTTTTCTTGTATCCAACATTTACAGTTGATAAAGtaaagattttttttcaataatttgatTCTTCAAAAACTCGTGTTTTAATCGTTTGATTCTTGATataagaagagaaaaacaacAGTTTTCAAAGAATTACACGAAAGTGACTGGAAATTGAAAAGTAATTAATAGTAAATGTGGGTAAATAGTGAATATAAAATTGAGAGTTCTCAAACATTCAAATGGAGAGAAGctagattattttttttttttaaaaagaaccAGTTGGCGGCTTCACTCAACATCGTGATGTGGGAAGACTTGCAGATGGTAGCCTAATTAACTAACCAAATAATTGTAGGCCtagtttaaagaaaaaaataaccaaaCATTTGAATCACACACTAATTAAATATAGGAAATGATGGCCCATATGTGGTGGAGTACGCAAGTGTGACTAAATAATtgccaataataattaaataccaATTTATGTTGTAATCCGGTGGTTAgagcaaataaataaaatgatttgGACAAAATGCACAAGTAATTGAATTTGCTCTCCACCGACGCTTAAAGGATGCCTTGTGGGCCCACACCCCTTGCTGTCTGCCTTAACagtcgttttttatttttttcagtgACATGTATGCTTTGTTTTTATATTGTTCCCGAAATGCCCCTCATTTTACAAGGGAAGTAACGCAATTTACCATTTTGTGTGGGTAAATATATATTAGGcttgatatatatatttccCTGAAAAATCATCTCTCTCATCAcccaaatttgtttcttttaaaaaagaGTCAGCTGGTAGTTTCGTTATGGTAATTTACATTGTTAGGGGCTGAGAAAACTCAGAAGCATTTCAGCGTTTCCTAATCACCATAATATTGTACACCAGGATATGAAATCGAACAATTTTCTCTAACAAACAAAAGGAGAAATTCATATGACGTGGTATATGCTTATTTTTCTTGAGATACATTATAATGTCTTTTTCCACACAAAGATAAAGTCATACAACTCTAACACAGATATTCTATCATATGATCATGACATGTTCTTCTCTTCTTATTTCTCACATTACATGATTAAAACACATGAtgcaagagagaaagaaagagagagcgcTAATATTATTATAGACACGCAGTAATTTTTTCTTGTAGATAGAAGGAGAACTTCCATTTATCGTTGAGTAACATATagatatagagagagaaatgtgTATGTTAGTTTAATGCAAgtcttttttcatgcaaaataattgaGAAAAAGTTGAGTAACGGAAAGAGATTTGAATTTGAGGACAAGTGTTGAACATATTTTGACGTAGCTGAAAAGGGCATAAATGGAATTTAATGGTGCGTGTTGTGACACAGACGACAAAACTTTGAGTAACATTAACTGCATCGATTTGTTCCTCAAAACTGTGATTAGAGTGAGAGCTTTAAAAACCAACTAGCATGTGAAAAGAAAGCCGGCTCCAGTTGTCCACCTCcacatctctccctctctcctctatCTCTCTATCTCTAAACTTTATGTGCAGATCTTGAGAGTTAAATCAGAACAAAAACATCACTGTTACAAACTAAATCTGCATCAGAAAATGGAGCCTCAGTGCTTCTCAGCCGTTGGATCCATGGCAAAGCTGACCAGCTTCACCATTCTGCTCGTCTTCTTGCTTTCCTGCTTCACTTTTACTTCTACAGGTCAGTACTTGCTCAAGTTTCCAAATTTAGCTTCTGTTtagtgtttttcttgttttttgcttGTGGGGTTTGGTTAATTTACCCGAAAACTTGTTTTCGATTCGAAAGAATCGAACTTTCGAAGAAATCGTTGGAGGGTAGGTGAATCTTTTAGAGCCTGTTTGGTatgtatttgaaaatttttatcatttctcaaaacattttttatgaacatttaatgaaaataattttctttaagactcaaaaacttgattggtttgcaatttaaaatttttaaataatatctAAAAAGAGGAGTCGCAGGACaggaagaaagaggagagatgagaaaagaaagtaagaaatgattgaagggaagagaaagaagataTAGGATCGAAGGAGATAGAGAGGAATGAGTGAGAGAAATAATCGAGAGAGTGAAGAAAGTGGATTGAAGGAGAGACGAAAAGggtaaaagaaaaggagaagagaaaaaggaaaaaagagatagatttggagtgacAGGGAAGAAGGGAGATaaaagaaatgagtgagtttgagtttaaaaactctaaaaacgtttttagataatagactatatttttgagtttagtttttgtaaatggtcataccaaacaagtttttaagttctaaaacttgaaaattgtttttgagtttaaaaagttggatttaAGTAGAGTATCAAACAAGCCCTTAGTGACGTTTGAGGTCTTGTGCATTTAGTTTCTAAATTTGAAGTGGTGAAGCATTGAGTGATTgatatttcctatttaattggATTGTTGGTATTTAGTGAAACAACTGTAAATATCTTGatcattttatttgattttttctcGTATCATAGAAAGAAATCGAATAGAACCAAGATTTTGACTAATAAATCATGTACTTAGACTAAAGTCAACGTTTTGGAGATTTTGAGGATTGATGAATTGGACTGTGTCGGATTGAGTGATTGATTTTCCTATTTAATTGGCTTGTTGGTATTTAGTGAAACAACTGTAAATATCTTGatcattttatttgtttttttttcgtATCATAGAAAGAAATTGAATAGAACCAAGATTTTGACTAATAAATTATGTACTTAGACTAAAGTCAACGTTTTGGAGATTTTGAGGATTGATGAATTGGACTGTGTCTTGTTGGATGTTTTTGCAGAAGCCTATGATGCTCTTGATCCAAATGGGAATATTACAATTAAATGGGATGTCATCAGTTGGACTCCGGATGGTTATGTTGTAAGTATTACTGGCCAGAGGATTCCTTTTATGTGATCATGCTTTATCTTTACTAGATACTTTGGAAGCAGGATATCGTTGAGTTTGATTCAGCTTAACATGTTGTTTCGGTTACACATCTGAAGTTTTTAAGTtagatttttgagttttaaagagaTGCAGTGGATAATCTGTTTAAATTCTGCCCTGGATTTTTATTGTTTGCTTGAAACCGAATCAAGAAAAAGATATCTGTTTAACTCATTGACATTGCTCGATACTATGGAGGACCTGATTTAGTACTCCCAAACTGATCATTTCCATCACCTAGAAGCTCGATTTTCCAGAGATATAATCCTTTACTTGCCTTTTTCTAGTGAATTTTCTGATACGATATGTATTTCTGAATGGCAGGCTGTAGTTACAATGTTTAACTTCCAGCAGTATCGGCATATACAAGCGCCAGGTTGGACATTGGGATGGACATGGGCAAAAAAGGAAGTAATCTGGAGCATGGTGGGAGCACAAGCAACAGAGCAAGGGGATTGCTCGAAATACAAAGGGAATGTCCCACATTGCTGTAAGAAGGATCCCACTGTTGTGGATTTGTTGCCAGGAACCCCTTACAATCAGCAGATTGCAAACTGCTGCAAGGGTGGAGTCATGCAATCATGGATCCAGGACCCAGACAATGCCATAAGTTCGTTTCAGGTCAGTGTGGGTGCTGCTGGAACAACTAACAAAACAGTCAGACTGCCGAAAAACTTCACATTGAAAGCACCGGGGCCTGGATATTCTTGTGGGATAGCAAAGATCGTTAAACCAACGAGATTTCTAACGTCGGACAAAAGGAGATGGACCCAAGCCATGAGTAAGTTCAAAATCACCCTCTTTCCTTGGCACCACCAAGAAGAATATTTTCGATTAGGGCTTATGAGTGAGTTGAATGCCAAGTCATTTAGAGTAGTTTCAGTGTAGGGACCAAGTATAACTTTGTAGTTTCAAGCTTCGTTTAGAATGTTCCTAGGGTTGAAAGGTGCATTTCGACTGATGAGTATGGTCTTAATAGTTTAAAACATGGGAAAGAGTATATGTGGTTTATCTAACGTTTATCTCCTCTTGTGGCAGTGACCTGGAACGTTACTTGCACGTACTCGCAATTCCTAGCTCAAAAGACACCCACGTGTTGTGTGTCGCTGTCTTCCTTCTATAATCAAACCATCGTGAGTTGTCCCACTTGTGCGTGTGGCTGTCAGAACAACGCTACAGATCCAGGAAGCTGCGTAGAGTAAGTTCTCTAATTCATATACATTTCTGAATACTGTTGTTATGCCTCCTAAAAGATTTCTCGAGTTTTTCAGAACTTTATTCATGTCTAAAAGCCAGAGTTTGCGGTAACAGTAAATCATAAATCTTTTCTCTTCTCAAATATTTTCAGGCCAAACAATCCATACTTGGCTTCAGCTGTATCTGGTTCCGGGAAATCTGCTAATACACCTCTTGTCCAGTGTACCAGTCATATGTGTCCCATCCGAGTCCATTGGCATGTTAAGCTCAATTACAAGGAGTACTGGAGGGTGAAAGTGACAATTACAAATTTCAATTACAGAATGAACTACACACTGTGGAATCTTGTCGTGCAACATCCGAACTTTGATAATTTGACCAAGATTTTCAGTTTCAATTACAAATCATTAACTCCTTATGTTGGCTTAAGTAAGTTTTCTTTGCCCCTTATCAATTTCTTGAAATATATCTGCAGTTCTTGACTTTTGTTGACATAAAATTTGGAAATACAAATTCTGCACGCAGATGATACGGCCATGTTGTGGGGAGTAAAGTTTTATAACGATTTCCTCTCGCAAGCTGGTCCCCTTGGAAACGTGCAGTCAGAGCTCCTATTTCGAAAGGATACATCAACTTTTACTTTTGAAAAGGGTTGGGCTTTCCCTCGAAGGATTTATTTCAACGGAGACAACTGTGTCATGCCACCTCCAGATTCCTACCCATGGCTGCCGAATGCCAGTCCCAAACGAATCCTTAGCGTACTTAGTCCAGTCATGACCGTCTTCACATCTCTGGTATTCTTATTGGCTTATGCATAGTGAGCATGTTCGGGCGAGGCAACAAAAGCTATCTGATTTTTCAATACACGGTAGAATTTTGCATCAAGTTCTGGTTACCCCGTGGCTTATGGAAATCGAAGTGATGGGGTCAAATGTTTTAGTGCTGCGACTTCTAGCTATACAAACAGTTCAGGTGCACTCCGCCTTGACTGTCACTACAAAATTCTGTTTCGATATCTGTTACACGCATTAACATTTTATTCTTTGTCACAGctgtttttgtttaaatttaacTGTTGTAAGATTATGTAGAACATTCCAAAGTGAATATGCTGTTAGTACCATATGAtatttcataagaaatcaaaAGTTGATGAATGAGCTTTGTTCATAGATTCGTACGagtgttttatgtatttttgtttCCCTGTTGAATTCAGAAACTACAGATCGAAAACAAGAATAAAATTGTGTCACGAACAGAACTGGAAAAATCGTGTGACAATATACGAACTCAGATATAGTTTACAGTTTCACAAGCTTACTAGTTACTATCTGTACCGAATTTTCACACACAGGGCCACATTTATCACTCCAATCTTTAAAAATTTATCATAGTGAAAAACATATAGAAAACATTATTAGAAGCACAGAGGCTGCCTTTTGCATGATTGAGATAGAATTTACGTGGCCGGAGTTAGGTAGAGATGGGTATGCATCCGGCGGGGGCAGCATGCATTCATCGCCATTGAAGTAAACTCTTCGAGGAAACGCCCATCCTTGTTTGAACGTGAAGGTATTCTGGTCCTTGCGCATAAGCACCTCAGACTGAATATTTCCAAATGGCCCAGCTTCCATTAATAGGTCATTGTAAAACTTCATGCCATAGAACATACCAGTGTCATCTGCAGATTACAGTCAATCACACTCGAACATTAGTACAAAACGCAAAATTCTAAGGGAATGAAGCTTTAGAAGCTTGTGATCGTAAGACACTTACTGACAGATTGGTAGGGGATGAGGGGCTTGTAATCAAAGCTAAAGACTTGAGTGACGTTGTTGAGATTAGGATGTTGTGCAACGAGCGTCCACTCTGTGTAGTTCATCCGATAGTTGAAGTTGGTGACCGACATCTTGACGCGCCAGTAGTCCTTATAGTTTTGCTTGACGTGCCAGTGTACTCGGATAGGGCACATATGATGTGTGCACTGAAGCAATGGCGAATTATCCTTTTTAGGTGTGTTTATTCCTGTTTTGTGTGCTAACACTGAGTCACTCCTGTATGCATTGCAGAAGAATGGCATCCAAAAATTAGGTCAAGTGATGAATCTGTATAATGTGGATAGGGTTGTGGAGGCTTACTTGAGACAAGTATTTTTATTGTGACAACCACAAGCGCAAGACGGGCATGGAACAATGGTTTCATTGTAGAAGGACGAAAAGGAAACACAACAGCTCGGATGCTTGGAGGCAAGAAACTGCGAATAGGTGCACGTCACATTCCATGTCACTGCATTACAAGGTAATTCATAGAAATTGTGAAGATAGTTGAAAAATGTGAGGTAGGAAGATCTCAGAGACATGAAAGTGAGAATCTTACTGAGTGCTTGAGTCTTTCGCCGGCGATCAGTTGTGAGGAAGACTGTGGACGGCACGACCTTTGCAGGGCCGCAAGTGTACCCTGGTCCGGGACCAAGCAAGGTGAAGTTTTTGGGCAGTTTCACTGTCTTGTTTGAAGTGCCGGCTTGCCCGACACTGACCTGGAAGCCGGAGACTGCAGCTAAGGGATCCTGTCCCCAAGACGCTAGGACACCACCTTTGCAACAATTAGTGAACTGCTGGTTGTAGGGAACTCCGGGAAGCAAGTCGACAATTGTTGGAGTTTTCTTGCAGCAATGTGGGATGGTTGCTTTGAATTTGGAACAGTCTCCTTGCTCTGTGGTTTGAGCTCCCACCATTGTCCAAATCACCTCCTTTTTCGCCCACGACCATGTTAGAGTCCACCCCGGGTTTGAGATTTGCCGGTACATTTGGAAGTTGTTCATCGTCACTGCAGCCTAACATAATTCAATAAAGGATAAGAATCTGATTTGTATTTTAATCAACGAGTCGCGATTTTGAGACTCTCAGTTTAGCTTCTGGCACTCCAACTTGTGTATTGTAATTTTTACACTCGTCAGAAGTAAAATTGGAAAGTGAAAATCATTACTCTTGATCAACAGACAAAAACAAAGCAATTCAAAAACGATATCTTACAACATAACCATCTGGTGTCCAAGACATAACATCCCATTTGATCGTTATGTTTCCGGTTGGATCCAACGGATCATATGCCGCTAAAGATACGCAAATCGAAACCAAAAGTCATCAAATGATCAAATAAAACCAGCGACAGAAAaggtctatttttcaagttggatTTGTCATCAAGAACTTACAAGCAGGCGATAATACCAAGCAATAGAGCACGGCCAAGAAGGTGAACTTCATCCAAGACCAAGAACAACATGTGAGGCGGATGTTGTGAGTTTGGTTGGCCTGGTTTTTGAATTCCATGGCCTCGATTCACCGGATCACACGCTCTCCGGCAGGCAGCGAGGACGGGATGAATGAAGAGGAGACAAAGATGTGTAGggtgttaaaaagaaaaagaggagagaCTGTATCAATGAAAGTGAATGCCTGCAGATGTCTCACCTAATGGTTGTTAGGTACAAGTGATATTTCATCTTATTTGATATTTccatacacatatatattacCTTATTTAAATTATCTATCTTTGTTGTGTTTCCTGCATCTTGAAGCAAGTTTTGGTGAAGACTAATGATGTGAAAAGCTGGCGGGAGATTTTGAGATGCTTTGAAGAAAACAGCCCAAAGGTCACTTTCTTTTCAAACACTGTTGCTTCTTTACGTCATGaaaaatgctagggagaccattTTTCGTAGATTATATTTGTAAAGCATGTGATgtgatatatcatatatatgagCTCAAAAGCCTCCCATTTTAGCCAAGAAAACATCTTACAATTGGATTGCTTCAATTGCAAGTTTTctgttctctttttttcttttcactaaCTTGTACAGTCAAAACCACTTCCGCCGTGCCtgcacttttttgttttctgttgaAACAAGTTTGGGGAGAGATGGCTGCTTTCACTACCAGTGCTACAACATACCCATAACTTTAAGCTGAACTTACATGTGGCACTTAACTACCAGCTGATCCTGATATGAATTTACGTTGGAATTTATAGCTCGCACACGAACAAGAACTACTGGTAGGCAGAATCGAACTTGGATTGAAGGTTAACCATAAGCATGTCCTTACCAACTGAAACAACCCTCGTCCTCAACTCGCATTCAATAATTTATATGCATTGCTATTTACTCTCAAATTTACTTATATAGTATGGAAACATGCAAAGATAAATATAAGCAATCATAAGATTTTAATTGAGTTGAGTAGCGTTGTAACTAAGCAGTACATTAAAgggttggggtttttttttttttttttttgagtacatcgatatttttacactaaggggagggagagttcggcaaagccacacaatgaacagcctaatttagtatcgaattcgtcatctacGAGATTCGATCATTAAGTATTGGTTGTTTGAGAAAAATCCTCTCTAGCCAAGTAAGGTGTGATGGTCTTTGTGCTATTCACTTTGGTGAAGTCACATAACCTTTTAATTAAAGTATAATTTTGAAGGACACTAGTCAATAAATAAGCATTAAACCGTAATCGTAGTTTATaaagataattaaatataaaaccaATTATGTAGTCAATTATTAGATTTAATCTTTGAGATTTTGCttatcattttatatttattgacTTATGATCCAACTAAGTAATATTCCTAATTTATAATGATAACTCAGCCCATTTTTAAGGGTGTATGTTTACAACTATTCCAAGTACCATTTATACGCTTTTGATTGCACTTTGCACCGTTATTTCATGTTTACCCTTGATTTTAGGCTGAGTCATCGTTACACAACTCTATAGACATAGTGACAGAGTTCACACATTTCCCATCTTTTCTCGTCCGATCCTTACACTAGTATTGATGAAGATGGAGCATCTTCAAAACCATCTTTTGGATTTCGGAGTCATGTCGTCCTTAGTGGCTGAAGCAGAAATAGACTAGTAGTAGTGCCGAAAGCTAAAGGGTAGCTAGTGTAGACGATGACATTGGGTTTGAATCAGCAGAGCTGGGTAGGGATGGATATATCAGGAAGGGGCATCTCGCACTGAAGTAAATTTTCAACGGAAATGCCCAACTTTGCTTCAATGTGAATACCTTCGTGTCCTTTTGGGAGAGTCAGCTCTGATTCGACGTGTCCAGCTTCCGTTAGTGGGTGGTTATGATCTTTTATGCCAAAAAACATGTCAGTGTCGTCTGCATATTCAAAGTGTAACGGGttgagaaaaataaatagtactaatGTACGAAAATTGTTCTTTATAGTTCTGTTGTAGACTTAGTTGTAGACTTACTTGAGTTGTAGTGAATGAGTGGCTTATAGAGAAAGCTCGAGACATTGGCAAGTTTATCGAGATTTGGATGCTGAGCATCTAGAGTCCACTGTGTATAATTCATCCGGTAGTTGAAGTTCGTGACTGCAATTCCCATGCGTCAACACGCCCGGTAGTTAGCCTTCATATGCCAATGAACTCATATCGGGCACATGTGATGTGTGCATAGTAAGAATGATGCATTTCTCAACTGAGGTATTTGAGCTTACCGCACTTGAATCATTAGGGTCATTATATCTGCATATGTTCTAATGTTAGAGAGgcagataatatatataaacttgtaaGTGTAAAAATTTGAACAGGCTAAGAAAATTATGCTTGTATGGGTACTACTTACGCGCAATTTTCCTTATGCTTACAACCGCAAGCACAAGACGAAGAAGGAGCGATCATCGGGTTGTAAAACGATGGCAGAGAGACACAAGAAGTAGGGTTCTGGGAAGCTAGCATTTGTGAGTAACTACATGTCAAACTCCATGTCACTGCACGACGACCATCAGACGAGTAGGAGACTCAGGGTGGCACAATGGTTGCAGCACTGCAGGTGTACCCCGGCCCAGGACCAAgcagaaaaaaaattcttgggTGGTCTTACAGTTTTATTCGAGGTACCTGAACGCCTGACGGTAAGTTGAAACGCTGAGACAGCAGCCGAGTGGTCTT encodes the following:
- the LOC137710734 gene encoding COBRA-like protein 4 gives rise to the protein MEFKNQANQTHNIRLTCCSWSWMKFTFLAVLYCLVLSPASAYDPLDPTGNITIKWDVMSWTPDGYVAAVTMNNFQMYRQISNPGWTLTWSWAKKEVIWTMVGAQTTEQGDCSKFKATIPHCCKKTPTIVDLLPGVPYNQQFTNCCKGGVLASWGQDPLAAVSGFQVSVGQAGTSNKTVKLPKNFTLLGPGPGYTCGPAKVVPSTVFLTTDRRRKTQALMTWNVTCTYSQFLASKHPSCCVSFSSFYNETIVPCPSCACGCHNKNTCLKSDSVLAHKTGINTPKKDNSPLLQCTHHMCPIRVHWHVKQNYKDYWRVKMSVTNFNYRMNYTEWTLVAQHPNLNNVTQVFSFDYKPLIPYQSVNDTGMFYGMKFYNDLLMEAGPFGNIQSEVLMRKDQNTFTFKQGWAFPRRVYFNGDECMLPPPDAYPSLPNSGHVNSISIMQKAASVLLIMFSICFSL
- the LOC137710735 gene encoding protein COBRA-like, coding for MEPQCFSAVGSMAKLTSFTILLVFLLSCFTFTSTEAYDALDPNGNITIKWDVISWTPDGYVAVVTMFNFQQYRHIQAPGWTLGWTWAKKEVIWSMVGAQATEQGDCSKYKGNVPHCCKKDPTVVDLLPGTPYNQQIANCCKGGVMQSWIQDPDNAISSFQVSVGAAGTTNKTVRLPKNFTLKAPGPGYSCGIAKIVKPTRFLTSDKRRWTQAMMTWNVTCTYSQFLAQKTPTCCVSLSSFYNQTIVSCPTCACGCQNNATDPGSCVEPNNPYLASAVSGSGKSANTPLVQCTSHMCPIRVHWHVKLNYKEYWRVKVTITNFNYRMNYTLWNLVVQHPNFDNLTKIFSFNYKSLTPYVGLNDTAMLWGVKFYNDFLSQAGPLGNVQSELLFRKDTSTFTFEKGWAFPRRIYFNGDNCVMPPPDSYPWLPNASPKRILSVLSPVMTVFTSLVFLLAYA